From Populus alba chromosome 16, ASM523922v2, whole genome shotgun sequence:
ctataaacacacaaaataaaacttaagacaaacatgtttttaacacaaatataataaaagaatatcAACATGTATtcaaatttgaatatattaagcATATATTCAAATTTGCAATTGATATAAAGTCAAAGTCTAGATATATATAATGTCATTATCCAATTTTTGACTcagtttttctaaatattttcaaaatacaaaaaaaaattgtaaaatctttttttgacTCGTTTGTGtcatttcatcattttcaatgtctttttgaaaatccaaaatttatttttaatacactcagttattaaaatatttatttcaaaatcatcgattaattttttttatattaagttgatgttgtccttttcaaaaaaaattaaaaagaaaggagaaggaTCCAAAGTAtctggaagaaaaataaaggaggactaaaattttgaaagagacaagtggggggaaaaaaaaacacccaccCATATTATCCCACTCACCCATATTTTCCCactcacaattaaaaaacacaaaaacacacTTACCTATTATTCTTCCACTCTCCCATGCTCCACCATGAATCcgcattaaaaaacaaataataataataaaatatggatGAGGTTTGAGAAAAAATTCGTGACgggcaaatttttttttttttttttttttgggggggggggggggtgtcgtccttcaaaagaaaagaggagattGTTGAAAATCTATGGAGGAGCCTGATTCGGCTAGCACCTCCCCATTTTTTCAACACCAGTCAGTAAAACAACTCATAGTTTAAATTATGTTGATATTCCATATTAAATAGTATATATTCAAGATTGAATTTcagtataattttaattttaaaagcaagtgaatctcatttttaatttagcttAAAATGTGTCCATTAACCTtattatttaaacaaatttCCTCACAGTCAACCATTTTTTCACCTGAATTCCTTACAGAAACAAAGGATAGAGGCATGTTAGCAAGTTGGCGTCCACAACAGCAGATTTTAAAGCACCCATCAATAGGAGTATTTGTAAGTCACTTGGCATGGAGATAAACGGTGATGTTAGGAGAGATCAAGTTGGGAAGCTTGTTATAGAGTTAATGGAGGGAGAAAAGGGTAAGGAAATCAGAAGGAAGGCGATGGAATGGAAGACAAAGGTAGAAGAAGCTGCCAGCCCCGGTGGTTCTTCTTGCAAGAACTTCGAAAATCTGCTAGCAGACATTCTTTTGGtgcaaaaaacaagaaataaaattgagaaaggTAAGCTAGTAGTTTTGCCAGTATTTTTGTATCAACAAAAAACTCATTGCAATGGATTTTCTCTGCCCTTCAACAAGAAATCAATGTACTGATTCTTCTGTATCAAATAAAACAAGCAATGGTTTCACAAAATCAGCTCTGAatcatatgatttaatttgatcaatAGACTCCATATTTATAGATCAATCAACTGAAGTGATTCTACACTCAAACAGCCTGAAGTCAAAGGGGAACATCAAGCAACATCCATacttaaaatacaaatacattTCACCTCCAAATAAAAGAGTCCAAATCTGTTTTCGTAATGTTGCCACACATTTTATTGAAAGCAAAGAAACTACCTGCTTCTTACTACATTTTTGTCTATTATACATCCTACACTGAAAACTCATTATCCTCAATCCATTAAAACTCCTAGAGAAGTTATCCCAAATCTACTATAGCACAGGCTTGAACCCAGAACGGGTGCATATTGTATTTACACATCATGCAGCATGAGCCTCATGCATGGAGGAGCATCTGATCAAAGTGCCATACTCCTGCAAGTTCACAGAAACTTGTCTTAAAACCCTAAGTTATAAATATATGGAGAATGGAAGAGTAAGTGGACAAGCATGGTGAAAGCAACGAAGATACTGAAAATGTAAGTTATATGCATACCATGGCCTTTTCCAACCATCCGCAATTGAGTGACATATTCTGCTATCTTCTTAATGGATTCAAcctgttaaaaaaattgtatatgtCAGAGTATGATGCAATAAGTATCCTTGCAAGTGTGAAAGTAAAATGTCACcgattttttatgtgattgttCTTCCATactaaatttttcaattttattctcagtTTTGGACAGAACAAATGTCTAACAGGTTGATGACAGGAGGAAAAcagtaatcttttttttttttctggaaataGATGAGTGAATGTTTTTAAATGCATAATCTGATATCTTCATTTTCACCTTCAATCTGGCACGACCGCCTTCCAGTGTATCTCGCAGGACTAGTGCATACAAGTGTTCAATCCAGTATTATATCCAGGTAAAGAAGCAATTATTTTGAGCTTACCTGCTCTTTCAAAAACACGCTATCGATGAAATCTTGCAATTGTGGATCATTGTTCTTATCTGCCACCTGTTATTTATCAAGAACACAGAATAGCTCATGAGCACAATTCTGAAAACATTGACTATTCCAGGCATTTAATGCAAGAAAGTACATAATACTTCCTAActgcatgaaattaaaatataaaaaacatggtgaAGGAAAAGGACACATCACCTTGTGCAAGTTCAGTAGTTTCTCATTTGTCAACTTCTCCAAGGACAATGCTAGTTCCATAGCTGAATCAAAGAATCAAAGACAGCCCAAGTTAATTAACTCAGAAACCGTAACGTTTTCCATTACAGAAACATATCCTGACACCTCTATATTATGGAAAGCATATCAAAGATTGGAGACAAAATCCACCAACTAAGTCACTACCATTAAAATATGGATGGAATTATGATGTAGACGGGGTTATATCAAATTAAAGGTTATGAGTATTCCAAAAATAATTTGCTATAACTATAACTAGATAGAGACCTGCCACCAACAAATCATGTTAATGACTTTGTAGATGTTTTTATAGACTACTGCGACATGTTTAGATGCAAGAGAAGATTTGATCACATTAAACTAGGATAGTgacttaaaaagataatatcaGGAAATTGAACCAATGAATCGGATTCCTATCTCTTCAGTAATTCTacatacaacttttttttttttacgagtaTCGTTTCATTTATGGGACCGTTAGATCTTTTAAAATTAGACTCGAAAGTTATTATATGgatcaattttgttatttttcttatatttttttggatttattgtttttattttgaattttatattaattttctttattatttcagatttttatttgtttcgtAGCAGAGACAAGTGTTTTCTTCATGGCTTGTAAATCTCTAAGAAAACAAACATTAgccttattttaaaaaaaaaaaaaaaaaaaactacaaatttaGAGTTTATATTTGTAATCCGTTTCACTAGTTAAATCTTTTGTGTTTTCGGTATTATCGACAAAATCCACAAATAATACTTAACAGTTTCTAGCGATGAACATGAGTCTAAAAACATACCATATAATGCATCTCCTTTGTCTCCATGCTCAAATTCAGAAACGGGTTTCAGTATAGAGTGAAGCACTACTTTCCCTCCTCGTATATTCTAATCACATatatttggaaaataattaattaagaataccaaaaattaaaaagtatatattCGAGTTCGAAAAAGGAAGTGGTAGCCTGGTAGGTACCTGATACTTCATGAACTTCTCAGCatgttctctttcttcttcacttgATTCCTTGAAGAATCTGATTAGAACATGACCACACCATGCTCAGTTATTACAAATCAAAGACAAAAATGAGGGAagtagccaaaaaaaaaagagacgggATTTTTTATGGTTACTTGGATAGGCCTTTGAGAGCAATGTTATCCCTGTCAAAATAGGCAAACATGGCATGGTATACGTAGGAAGCAGAATACTCCACACTGTTAAcacaaaacacaaacacaaatcAATATCTATCTACTCTACAATGAGATTTCAAGATTATGTATCGCTtacaaaaagagaaaagttaTTACTGACTTGATCTGCTCGTTAATGGCAGCTTCACACTCATCCACATAGAACTGACGAGCAAGAGAAACCTGACTAGAAATAGGAACAAGAAATTCCTCCCTCTTCACCTCTTCAAATGGCTGGAACACTAGACCGGTAAGAGTTCCACTGGCAGAAGAAACTACAAGACTagtgttccttttctttctggAAAACAAAGGCAAGGAAGAAATGCCATGCCCGCCACTAGCAGCGTCCCCTTGCTTTGTTGCAAGAGAAAAGGCAGAAACACTTGTTGAAAAAGTTGAAGTCATAGCTTAGAATGAGAAAACAGAGAGGTCTTTTGCTATGTAAATGGAGATTTGTGGGTGTGCAGAGGGTGAAGGAGCAGAGAGTGTTTAAATACAGAGAGGAGGTTCCAGTGGATGGATAGGGTTTATTTCGGACCGTTGGATAAGTTAGATATTTAGGGTTCGGATCTTGACACATGTCGAGGGCGTGTGGAGGGCTCGTGGTATATACAGTGTGAACGCAACCCCTCCTTGTCAATTCTTTCGACGTAGCAATCATAAGATCCCCAAGACTTATCTCTTATATTTCACGCGCTTGACTGTACAAAACAATATACTCGCGATTTGAGACCGATATCTGTACGTATTTAgacttttagttttaatttgatgatttaagTGGTGGCGTGATTTCACGTGACAGGTGTGGAGTTGGTTGATAGTTTTCCAAGCTGccaaaaactttgaatttgGACATGAATGTGGTCTCTTAGCGCGAGCCAGCTACGTTTTGCAAGAAACCAATTTAGTCCCTTTAATTGAGTCGATTCAGCAATAAAACCCTAACAAAATGTAGTTCTTTCATTTTCGTCAATCCAGCAATGAAACCCTGATAAAAACCCGTTTCTTCAATTTTACCCCGATATTTTatcgattattattattattaattaacaaaaactaaagtaTGTGAAGAAGCAATAtaattttcctcacaaaacactaaatattatagattgttatattattttctcatgttagctctttcttttttttttttgttgcttgatcatatgattttctttttcatttttttattttttaaaattatttttgttgattttacttgttaatattgagatggttgagaatttaactttgtaatttatttatttttattttatttttctatgagattaacATGATTTGCAAGTTTGTTAAGGTAACTCAGGTTGGCTTGGGTTATGGGTTCGATGGagtgtctcttttttttcttctcttttttaattaaacttgattatttttttatagtttattttttatcatatagttttATAGAAaaccatgttattaaactttataaagtaacaaaaattaaagggtatGGAGAAACCACCATTAATCCACACTCATTGTATTGTGGATTACAATAGTAGTCTTTACAGTattctgctttcttttttcttcttttttttttgaattttgttatgatttttttaaaatttatttttgtcaatttcattttttaaaattgtgatagTTGAGAATTAGtttcgtaatttttttctttttattttgtttttgtatgaaGTTTTCATGGTTCCGAAATAACCCAAGTTGTCCTAGTTTACAACTTTGGTGGGTTatctgtttttttcaattaagctcaacttttttatagtttgtttttatctcatataattaaaaaaatatatagttttagagAAAAGTCATGGCATGCAACtttataaagtaacaaaaattaaagaatgtggagcatggttgttaaaaatgcattttaactcgtaaaatcatccGAACGagttaaaacaccaaaaacgtTTGGAATTGGGTTAAAATTCGAAAACCAGCAAAATCGGGTTGACTCGGTCAAACTCGCATAAAAACGGTCTGACTCGGAAAAAACGTAAAAAAACGGACCGTGTTAACGAGTTAATCAAAATTTTCACTTTCACCACTGTTTCATCGTGAGTTTGTCAAAAACGCAGAGTAACCTTGTAGACTACAACTCTCACACTCTCCTAGACTCCCTTTCTCCCCTTTCCccagcaaattaaaaaatcacactCCCCGATCCAAGGTTCTCTGTCAACTATTCAAGCAATAACGATCGAGTCTGATGGAATGCTTGTTACCATCGCTAAGTATATTCATCTCGTTTTAGTTGCTTTACCATGCAGTGTGCAAATCAAGTCTGATGGAATGCTTGTTGCCATCGCTACTGATGGCCTTCGAGGTTAGTCTTGATCCCTATTTATCTCTACTCTAAAGAAGTTTCTGCTACGATGTTCTTCTAGCTAATTGTTCCAATGTGATTTTGCAATCGAGTCGTATCTACATTTACAATACTATGGAgtttattacaatactatggaGTTTATTGAAGATTTAAGCATAGAATTTTGATAGTCTGCTCTTGGCAACACACCATTTGGTAAAATCATAGCAATCTCTATTCCCCATGGATTGTGATCTTGCTGCTTTGTTATTTGGCCACACCCTGTCAGGATATTTACATTTATTTGAATCAGACTTCACCTTAATCCATCGCTATTGTAACCAAGAACATGTAAAATTGCTTGATATTTGAATTTGTGCTTATCTAGCATATATCGTGTCCAAAGTATCAAGGTTCTCTATCAACTATTCAGTTGCTTTCTTGGTTggtcatttaattatttgtaatcGTTAGCTTTTAGAGAGAACTTTCTTAAATTGTTCTGTAATAATTATGTGAAGCATTAACTTTGCTCCTAAAACAATTCTGTATAGATGAGATATAAAGCTTTTATGCCTTTACATCTCTTCGGAGAATTACCAACTTTACGACAACTATGTCTGTGATGCTTCCTAAGCTTACATCCTATAACAAACTTGTCCTACCATTACCTTTTTTGTGAACCTGCTACTATATTTGTAGACTTGCTCCAACACTAAACATATTGGCGTCTAAGTGATTGCTGAGACTGTTTTCCCTATTATCTATGGTTCCTCTTAATACAGTTTTATTTTCCCCATTATCTATGGTTCCTCTTAATACAGTTCTATTTTCCCCATACCTGCCATGCAAATGTGTGCTGAATAGTTGATTTGCAATcactttttgtttctatttctcTTGTTGATTTGCAATTTGTGCTGGATAGttgttttgatgtttattttgcaattttacgattttagttaaaatattttacttgcgattttatgatttttagttaaaaaaatttactttcgattttacgattcgagtttatattgtatgttccgtgtcgtgtcaaaaaagcatttttgacaaccttgatgTGGAGGGAACTATTATTCATCAACATCCATTACATTGTGGATTACAATAataatccacaatattttgctttatttccttttctttttgaatttttgttatgattttttaaaaattatttttgttgatttcaacttttaatatcaggatagtttagaatttagttttgtagtttttttttttattattttatctttctatgATGTTAGCGTGGTTTGCAAATTTACCAAGGTAACCTAGGCTACCTTAGTTTATAGGTttgtggggttttttttttttaattgaatttgacttttttttcatctatttttttctcatatagttaaaaatagttcaagaaaaaattcaagttattaaactttataaaaaccATGGACCTATTCACTAGTTTGCAGTATGGCaaatttaacttttctttttaattagttttttttatctttaaatatatatttaattgggAATGCAGTTTCataattggttttgtttcttctttttatgaggttgccgtggtaaaaaaaaaaaatctcaatattgggttgatatttgataaaaaaaaaaagttaaatgaagttattaaatctaatagaGTTCATGACTTGGGTTGCGAGGGGACTAAAATCGATTCAATCTGTCtttgtctcaatatttttttttaaaaagttcacatcttaaaattcttttaaaatctaagtcatgtttttACCGATCATTAAGATTATATTTGAATCCATAAAATCAATCGATTTAAGTTGAGTTAGTTGCATGTGGTTTAATTGAAAACTCGAGTTAGAAAAAATGTTGAGTTGTGATGTTTCAAAATTGACCTACTTGATCaggtttaataacataattaaaaaattctttgtgtttttaatatttgttttacattaaaaaaaaaaaaaacttggtctGTTATGTGATGAAATACAGGTCAATAGACTAATTCGACCCAATtgaaataagatataaatataacgTGAAGAATATAAGCAGGGTTATTATATTgatgaaattttcatttcaattgagTTGACTAACCAATTGTGAGGAATAAAGGTTAAATTTGATGAAAGTTCTTATAAGGGCTGATCTGGTTAATTTATACAAATACAGGGTCTAAACTggatttcttcctcttttcttctcttgtgatttttttagctGTCATTGCCGACTTGTATTTGATATACagtacttgaaaaaaatatttttttaataaaaaatatattaaaataatatttttttatttctaataataaatatattaaaatcataaaaaataaatatctaaaaataaattaatttaatattttttaaaaatatattgtaacaCAGAAACAATATTCACTAAATAATCAACAGGCTGAGTTAATAACCATTATTTGAtggcctattaaaaaaaataatgggctCTCAGAAATAGGATTGTGCCGAATTTAGAATGTTTGTCAAACAATGTGGCTTTCGTTTTCTGGACTGCACTTGATTTTGATACAGAGTTCCTCCAGATTTTTTtccatgatatttaatttaaaaatttcccctaaatcttaccttttgttTAAGTTCACGTTCTTACTTTAAATAACTGGTTTATATTGATTATCATAGTTGTTAaattcagcttttttttttgttttgagagGTTGACATGGTGTTTAATCTAAATTaggttttaatttaaactatttttatatatttattcattcAAATCTGGTTAACAAAGTCAACTCTAatctaaatcaaatttaattaaaatgaaagaaatttttttaaaactaaaataaagtaattttttttttttaatgaatattcatGTATCCAGTTTTGCAATATCTTTACCCAAACTCAAACCTAAAATTATTATCCAAACCTAAATTgttgtgtattttttatactaaaatccTATTCCATCAAATTTTGAGTATCCATAACCTTATGAAacttgtatatattaaaaaaatactcagGTTCGttttacaattaaaacaaaagaaattggtGGATCTATTGTTAAATTTGTTGCTGCTAGACCGGGTCAACATTTTCATATCGGTTCGATAATCATGCTTGAAAttcaacttttttctttaaattgaaCTGACCgactagataaaaataaaaataaaaataaaaatgaataccATATAGATTTGGTAGAACAGAGAGTATTCATCGGTTGGGATAAATTTATCATTATTCAATTTACTCAACAATCCAGGCGATGAAACTCCAAAATAACTCTTACAAACTATATTTATCTTTGTTCTTTGTTCCCATTTCAGTTTGATTAACTGTCAAGATGTCAATTTCCAACGATTTCTCAACACGATTAATGGATTCATCTCACGATTTTTCGGTCACAAATATGAGAAAAGAAGTAGCTTCAAGATTGAAGAATCTTGTTCATTTGGGTTTTACTTTTTCTAATAGTAAAAATGCTTAACTAAAATTCAGgatttaaattaagtttaaatacCGAAGATATTTATCAAGTTATTAACtccttactattttttttttttcgaaattgAATCGACACCACTCTAATACACATGGCCCAGCTCATTTACCACACTTGCTGGTATTCCTTCTCAGTGCACGACGATTTATAAATCTgtagaaatattttttcctcGATTTATTTTCGGATTGTAGAAGTCTACTTCCTTCTTCTCTATTGGGAAGAAAtgtacttaatttttcactTAATGAAAATGAGTGGAATTTTGTAATGTTGGTGtgttaaaattgaagaaattaatgatgaGTAATTTAATgggtagtaattattttttttattaattttatggttaagttggaaatttagagaaaaataattttgtgtagaattgataataattaaaaaatatattaatttagattaaataaatttgaattgaataaataattgataattagTTGGGTGAcaattaattttagttaattatgGGTTTTTTGCTGGAAATTTAAGGAAATTAAATTAGTGTgtaattgataaaagaaaataaggtattatttaatgttattatttattgattatagtATGATATGAGAATTTATGATGTTTATGATAGATAGAGTGATTGTGATGATAATATTTGTAGTGATAATTATGGTTACTAACAATAATATCATGATAATAGTGATGGTTATTATGATAACGATGATATTAATGGTGTTGATGATATATCAataagtggtggtggtggtgaaatGATGACAATAATTAGTGGTGGTAGCAACAATGACGATGAAgtgataattattaatttaataatgaagATGTAAACAAACTAAGATGGGattgttataaaattatgattatattaatGAAACAATAGTGGTTGTGGGGTGATCCCAATGATAAGATGGTGGAGCGGTGATAATAGTTATTAAGATAATGACATTATTTTTAGCATATTTAGTTTAGTGAAATGAATTCTTATCGTAGTATGTcacttattttctatttatttatcatttttttaaatgatttgaaaGAAGAATAGATTGATGATTgatttctctatatatatattttttttaaataaatactttcattaattagattttttttttgtcatagaaTATATAgatacattatttatatttcacTTTTAAGTTCGATCTATATATTtgatgtaaaataataatattttaaaacagatAATCTATGACAtggagtatttatttttatgaattttattgatgtaattatttagaattaagATACTTTGCATGTCTCAAGTGCATACTAGTTTTGTTGACGTGATTTAAGATACCTTGAATGTGTAAGTGCATACAACGTTCTCACATCAAGGCGTGATAgtgacttcttttcttttttcttttcttttctttttttacattttgaatttgaacgcttgatatatatatatatatatatatatatatatatatatatatatatatatatatataatgtgtcCTTTACATACCAAGGCAACATCTAAGAGATTATAAAGGACTTAATCTCTTTATgtaaactcattaaaaaaaataccttcttCTAtagtctaaaaaaataaatatacttttttttttattaaaaatcaaaatagtaagatcaaatttaaatcaattattacATCTTAATTTCAATATAACATTTGAGTAAAAATATtcctcaattttattaaaaagaaataaaacaaattcatgAATTCCACGTCCACCCTGCCCCACTTTGCAAGAAAACTTTTGACTACCTGGATATAGGATTATTCGTATCGGAAGCACACCAGGAAAGTTCATTACGCAACCAAAAACCTTTGACATtacaagtctctctctctctctctctctctctctctctctataatgTATGGATGCATGGAAAACATAACAAACTGTCGGGTTTGTTAAAATGTCAACAAAATTCAACTCTAATTCAGTAGGCAGCACGTGCTAAAGAAAGCTGAGATAAATAAAAGTCTTACAAgcatatttcttaaaattcatttttttgaaaaaaaaaaaaaactgtgattttttttttatttttttttctattgatttattataattttataatctagATCACAAGTATGACATGTTAACTCGGATTGACTAAgatcggttttttttattatattttatctaatttcttgtttttatatttaattagctAAGAATTtagctatttttcttttttcacaaaCGATTTTGTTAAGTtgctgtgattgttttttttttttttttttttaatttgatcattttattgtcattgtatattttttttattgtttaattaaaataaaataacttatttaatttcatcGGATTTATAACTTGAATAGTGTTGGCAgtatctaaatattattttttacgaaaaaataatctgaatgCACAAAGAAGCACGGTGTCACATCTAGCATATACTAATACAAATGTAATGACCCAATCTATTGGTTCAAATGATAAGCTTTACAATTACACGAGAGTTCAAAAGCAATCAACCTTATCCAATTAATTCTTGACCTTTTGATTTGTGTCCCATTCTTGCAATAGGATACATAATATTATGAACTTTACCGCATCTTGTCGGGTAAACAGAAAAATGGAaagattaagattaaaaaaacgaTACATTAAGACAAATCGAAAAGAATGTTCAATTTATAGCAGAACACACTCTTCGAATTTCACCAGTAGTGCCGGTTTTCACACCGATGTTACTCATCTTGACCATGGACCTGCCAAACTCCACACCAAACGTGAGCCCAGCCAGGCCTCTGACACCAAGGAAGCGCTGGACAAAAGTTCTTGTGGTTGCATCAGTCCATAACTTTTGATCAGATTCAAGTATTCCTTGACCACTTCTCAAATTTGCAAAGAAAGATGAGTCAAAACTATTTTGGCTACCGGTGTCTAGAGCAATACGCCTTGACCCATCACCGTTCTGTGGACAGAGTGTCTGTAGTTGAGAGACAAATGAAGGGTTGATGGATGGGTCCGCACCGTTTCCTGTTGTCGTGAAATTGTACAGTCTGTACCTGAAGAATTGACAAGCAGTGGTTCCTATGGTGTGTCCt
This genomic window contains:
- the LOC118039339 gene encoding ferritin, chloroplastic-like, whose product is MTSTFSTSVSAFSLATKQGDAASGGHGISSLPLFSRKKRNTSLVVSSASGTLTGLVFQPFEEVKREEFLVPISSQVSLARQFYVDECEAAINEQINVEYSASYVYHAMFAYFDRDNIALKGLSKFFKESSEEEREHAEKFMKYQNIRGGKVVLHSILKPVSEFEHGDKGDALYAMELALSLEKLTNEKLLNLHKVADKNNDPQLQDFIDSVFLKEQVESIKKIAEYVTQLRMVGKGHGVWHFDQMLLHA